A genomic segment from Pseudomonas mendocina encodes:
- a CDS encoding alpha/beta hydrolase, with translation MLASLWLVGCSGLLFYPEPGLPITPERAGLEYRDIELRAADGTRLHAWWLPAKAGVAVKGTVLHLHGNGGNLAWHLGGVHWLPEQGYQVLMLDYRGYGLSEGKPRLPEVYQDIDAAFTWLDQAPQVKGKPLFLLGQSLGGALGVHYLAQHAERQSTLQAIALDGVPASYRDVGRYALSKSWLTWPLQVPLSWLVPDGDSAIHSIDRIQGTPLLIYHSVDDTIVPLSNGQRLYQAAHPPRAFQATRGPHVQTFAEPAWRQSLLAFLAAPQAYVERSGPATESATESPQ, from the coding sequence ATGCTGGCCAGCCTGTGGCTGGTCGGTTGCAGCGGCCTGCTGTTCTATCCCGAGCCGGGGCTGCCGATCACCCCCGAGCGTGCCGGCCTGGAGTACCGCGACATTGAACTGCGCGCCGCCGATGGCACCCGCCTGCACGCCTGGTGGTTGCCAGCCAAGGCTGGCGTCGCGGTCAAGGGCACGGTGCTGCACCTGCATGGCAATGGTGGCAACCTGGCCTGGCACCTGGGTGGGGTGCATTGGCTGCCGGAGCAGGGCTACCAGGTGCTGATGCTGGATTACCGCGGCTACGGTCTGTCCGAAGGCAAGCCACGTTTGCCCGAGGTCTATCAGGATATCGACGCGGCCTTCACCTGGCTCGATCAGGCGCCGCAGGTCAAGGGCAAACCGCTGTTCCTGCTCGGGCAGAGTCTTGGCGGTGCCCTCGGCGTGCATTACCTGGCGCAGCATGCAGAGCGCCAGTCGACCTTGCAGGCCATCGCGCTCGATGGTGTGCCGGCAAGCTACCGCGATGTCGGCCGCTATGCCCTGAGCAAAAGCTGGCTGACCTGGCCGTTGCAGGTGCCGCTGTCCTGGCTGGTGCCGGACGGCGACAGCGCGATTCACAGCATCGATCGAATCCAGGGCACGCCCTTGCTGATCTATCACAGTGTTGACGATACGATCGTGCCGCTTTCCAATGGCCAGCGTTTGTATCAAGCTGCGCACCCGCCACGCGCCTTTCAGGCGACCCGTGGCCCGCACGTGCAAACCTTCGCCGAGCCCGCCTGGCGTCAATCGCTGCTGGCATTCCTCGCCGCGCCGCAGGCATACGTCGAACGGTCGGGGCCGGCTACCGAATCCGCAACAGAGAGTCCGCAATGA
- a CDS encoding TIGR00266 family protein, whose translation MASHQLEYEILGASAQSVEIILDPDETVIAEAGAMNYMTDGVRFETRMGDGSSSGLLGKLWSVGKRMLTGESLFMTHFSNAGKRQARVAFAAPYPGTVVPIDLAKIGGRLICQKDAFLCAAHGTSIGISFAKRLGAGFFGGEGFILQKLEGDGLAFVHAGGTVIRKELNNETLRLDTGCLVAFSSGIDYDIALAGGLKSMLFGGEGLLLTTLKGTGTVWIQSLPFSRLAERVYAATVQAREEVRAGGK comes from the coding sequence GTGGCAAGCCATCAACTCGAATACGAAATCCTCGGTGCTTCGGCGCAGTCGGTGGAAATCATCCTCGACCCCGACGAGACGGTGATCGCCGAAGCCGGGGCGATGAACTACATGACCGACGGCGTGCGCTTCGAGACGCGCATGGGCGACGGCTCGTCCAGTGGGCTGTTGGGCAAACTGTGGAGCGTCGGCAAGCGCATGCTCACCGGCGAGTCGCTGTTCATGACCCACTTCAGCAACGCCGGCAAGCGCCAGGCGCGGGTCGCCTTCGCCGCGCCTTATCCGGGTACGGTTGTGCCCATCGATCTGGCGAAAATCGGCGGCCGGTTGATCTGTCAGAAGGACGCCTTTCTCTGTGCCGCTCATGGCACCAGCATCGGCATCAGTTTCGCCAAGCGCCTGGGGGCCGGCTTTTTCGGCGGCGAGGGCTTCATCCTGCAGAAGCTCGAAGGCGATGGCCTGGCCTTCGTGCATGCCGGCGGCACGGTAATCCGCAAGGAGCTGAACAACGAAACCCTGCGCCTGGACACCGGCTGCCTGGTGGCTTTCAGCAGCGGCATCGATTACGACATCGCCCTGGCCGGCGGGCTGAAAAGCATGCTGTTCGGCGGCGAAGGGCTCCTGCTGACGACGCTAAAGGGCACCGGTACGGTATGGATCCAGAGCCTGCCGTTCTCGCGTCTGGCAGAGCGCGTCTATGCAGCGACCGTACAGGCTCGTGAAGAAGTACGCGCCGGTGGCAAGTAG
- a CDS encoding flavohemoglobin expression-modulating QEGLA motif protein has product MNSQQKLDDYQLCIRALSDRIVEAQTPIRVLDAVKWDDGIRDGFLKAKGKQPPAVDRDYYLSRPLAFDAAAKKLEFQNIERDITRQLGQFNPVGQIMRRMCKEYRMVIRMLEARGTEDFGLISQELYGAASDAFHAGDPTLADLGLMLSDYLNNIAARGDLEDEAKTLGASDAVNILQQRLAGVFGDDTIRVFESDGILADAAAGADYIKIRSDARFNERDVKALEVHEGLVHVGTTLNGLNQPICTFLAKGPPSSTVTQEGLAILMEVIAFASYPTRLRKLTNRTRAIHMAEEGADFLEVFEFFREQGYGLEGGYSNASRVFRGSLPNGLPFTKDLSYLKGFILIYNYIQLAVRKGKLEQIPLLFCGKTTLEDMRTLRKLVDEGLVLPPKYLPPQFQDMNALSAWMCFSNFLNHLSLDRIEADYANIL; this is encoded by the coding sequence ATGAACAGCCAGCAAAAACTGGACGACTATCAACTCTGCATTCGCGCCCTCAGCGACCGTATCGTCGAGGCGCAGACCCCCATCCGCGTGCTCGATGCGGTGAAGTGGGACGACGGCATCCGCGATGGCTTTCTCAAGGCCAAGGGCAAGCAGCCGCCGGCGGTGGACCGCGACTATTACCTGAGCCGGCCGCTGGCCTTCGATGCCGCGGCGAAGAAGCTGGAATTCCAGAACATCGAGCGCGACATCACCCGCCAGCTCGGCCAGTTCAACCCGGTCGGGCAGATCATGCGGCGCATGTGCAAGGAATACCGCATGGTCATCCGCATGCTCGAGGCACGCGGCACCGAGGATTTCGGCCTGATCAGTCAGGAGCTCTATGGCGCGGCGTCCGATGCCTTCCACGCCGGTGACCCGACCCTGGCCGATCTCGGCCTGATGCTTTCGGACTACCTCAACAACATCGCTGCGCGTGGCGATCTGGAAGACGAGGCCAAGACCCTCGGTGCCAGTGACGCGGTGAACATCCTGCAGCAACGTCTGGCCGGGGTGTTCGGCGACGACACCATTCGCGTATTCGAGTCCGACGGCATCCTTGCCGACGCGGCCGCTGGTGCCGATTACATCAAGATCCGCAGCGATGCGCGTTTCAACGAGCGCGACGTCAAGGCGCTGGAAGTGCATGAAGGCCTGGTGCATGTCGGCACCACGCTCAATGGTCTGAACCAGCCGATCTGCACCTTCCTGGCCAAGGGCCCGCCCTCGTCGACCGTGACCCAGGAAGGGCTGGCGATCCTCATGGAGGTGATTGCCTTCGCCTCCTACCCGACGCGCCTGCGCAAGCTGACCAACCGCACCCGTGCCATCCACATGGCCGAGGAGGGCGCGGATTTTCTCGAGGTATTCGAGTTCTTCCGCGAGCAGGGCTATGGCCTGGAAGGCGGCTACAGCAACGCCAGTCGGGTGTTCCGCGGTTCCTTGCCGAACGGCCTGCCGTTCACCAAGGACCTGTCGTACCTGAAGGGTTTCATCCTGATCTACAACTACATCCAGCTGGCGGTGCGCAAGGGCAAGCTGGAGCAGATTCCACTGCTGTTCTGCGGCAAGACCACCCTGGAAGACATGCGCACTCTGCGCAAGCTGGTGGACGAGGGCCTGGTGCTTCCGCCCAAATACCTGCCGCCGCAGTTCCAGGACATGAACGCGCTGTCGGCCTGGATGTGCTTCTCCAACTTCCTCAATCACCTGAGTCTGGATCGCATCGAGGCCGACTACGCCAATATTCTCTAG
- a CDS encoding TetR/AcrR family transcriptional regulator has translation MSSVPASPKASHAANAVAESVQYQGRKASRQGSEQRRQAILDAAMRIVVREGVRAVRHRAVAAEAQVPLSATTYYFKDIDDLITDTFAQFVERSAAHMGAFWASTQGTLEEMVGRLDGSEQARRQLAEEIAELAVQYVQRQLRERRDHLIAEQAFQQEALLNPRLRELVRAHRQILQQGVTHFFEVLGSRQPEQDAVLLTATIVRMEYQGLLDGVDHLDSQGMLAILKRYMNLVLGL, from the coding sequence GTGAGCTCCGTACCTGCGTCCCCGAAAGCCTCCCATGCTGCCAATGCCGTTGCCGAAAGCGTTCAGTACCAGGGCCGCAAGGCCAGTCGTCAGGGCAGCGAGCAGCGCCGCCAGGCGATTCTCGATGCCGCCATGCGCATCGTCGTGCGTGAGGGCGTGCGCGCCGTGCGCCATCGCGCCGTGGCAGCCGAGGCGCAGGTGCCGCTGTCGGCCACCACCTACTACTTCAAGGATATCGATGACCTGATCACCGATACCTTCGCCCAGTTCGTCGAGCGCAGCGCCGCGCACATGGGGGCGTTCTGGGCCAGTACCCAGGGTACGCTGGAGGAGATGGTCGGGCGCCTGGATGGCAGCGAGCAGGCACGCCGGCAACTGGCCGAGGAGATCGCCGAGCTGGCGGTGCAGTATGTGCAGCGCCAGTTGCGCGAGCGCCGCGATCATCTGATCGCCGAACAGGCGTTCCAGCAGGAGGCGCTGCTCAATCCGCGTCTGCGTGAGCTGGTGCGGGCCCATAGGCAGATTCTCCAGCAGGGTGTGACCCACTTCTTCGAAGTGCTCGGCTCGCGCCAGCCCGAGCAGGATGCCGTGCTGTTGACGGCCACCATCGTGCGGATGGAGTATCAGGGCCTGCTGGACGGCGTGGATCATCTGGACAGCCAGGGAATGCTGGCCATCCTTAAGCGTTACATGAATCTGGTTCTGGGGCTGTAA
- the lysS gene encoding lysine--tRNA ligase, which translates to MSDQQLDHNELQQEENKLIAQRKEKLAAVREQGIAFPNDFRRDSLCADLQKQYEGKSKEELEAAAIPVKVAGRIMLNRGAFMVLQDTSGRLQVYVNRKTLPAEQLEAVKHFDLGDIIAAEGTLARSGKGDLYVDMQNVRLLTKSLRPLPDKHHGLTDTEQRYRQRYVDLIVNEEVRHTFRVRSQVIAHIRRFLNERGFLEVETPMLQTIPGGAAAKPFETHHNALDMAMFLRIAPELYLKRLVVGGFEKVFEINRNFRNEGVSTRHNPEFTMLEFYQAYADYRDNMDLTEELFRELALAVLGSTDVPYGDKVFHFGEPFVRLSVYDSILKYNPDITEADLNDVDKARAIAKKAGAKVLGHEGLGKLQVMIFEELVESKLEQPHFITEYPFEVSPLARRNDQNPNVTDRFELFIGGREIANAYSELNDAEDQAERFLAQVAEKDAGDDEAMHYDADFVRALEYGMPPTAGEGIGIDRLVMLLTNSPSIRDVILFPHMRPQA; encoded by the coding sequence ATGAGCGACCAACAACTCGACCACAACGAACTGCAACAGGAAGAAAACAAGCTGATTGCCCAGCGCAAGGAAAAGCTTGCTGCCGTCCGTGAGCAGGGCATTGCCTTCCCCAACGATTTCCGCCGTGACAGCCTGTGCGCCGACCTGCAGAAACAGTACGAGGGCAAGAGCAAGGAAGAGCTGGAGGCCGCTGCCATCCCGGTCAAGGTGGCCGGTCGTATCATGCTCAACCGTGGCGCCTTCATGGTGCTGCAGGACACCTCCGGGCGTCTGCAGGTCTATGTCAACCGCAAGACCCTGCCGGCCGAGCAACTGGAAGCGGTCAAGCACTTCGACCTGGGCGACATCATCGCTGCCGAGGGCACCCTGGCGCGTTCGGGCAAGGGCGACCTGTACGTCGATATGCAGAACGTGCGTCTGCTGACCAAGTCGCTGCGCCCGCTGCCGGACAAGCACCACGGTCTGACCGACACCGAGCAGCGCTACCGCCAGCGTTACGTCGACCTGATCGTCAATGAGGAAGTACGCCACACCTTCCGCGTGCGCTCGCAGGTGATCGCCCACATCCGTCGTTTCCTCAACGAGCGCGGTTTCCTCGAAGTGGAAACCCCGATGCTGCAGACCATCCCCGGCGGTGCGGCGGCCAAGCCGTTCGAGACGCACCACAATGCGCTGGACATGGCCATGTTCCTGCGTATCGCCCCGGAGCTGTACCTGAAGCGGCTGGTGGTCGGTGGCTTCGAGAAAGTCTTCGAGATCAACCGCAACTTCCGTAACGAAGGCGTTTCGACCCGGCACAACCCCGAGTTCACCATGCTCGAGTTCTACCAGGCCTATGCCGACTACCGTGACAACATGGACCTCACCGAGGAGCTGTTCCGCGAGCTGGCCCTGGCCGTGCTGGGCAGCACCGACGTGCCCTATGGCGACAAGGTGTTCCACTTCGGCGAGCCGTTCGTGCGCCTGTCGGTGTACGACTCGATCCTCAAGTACAACCCGGACATCACCGAGGCTGACCTGAACGACGTCGACAAGGCCCGCGCCATCGCCAAGAAGGCCGGCGCCAAGGTGCTCGGCCACGAAGGCCTGGGCAAACTGCAGGTGATGATTTTCGAGGAACTGGTGGAGAGCAAGCTGGAGCAGCCGCACTTCATCACCGAGTATCCGTTCGAGGTGTCGCCGCTGGCCCGTCGCAACGACCAGAACCCCAACGTCACCGACCGCTTCGAGCTGTTCATCGGTGGCCGCGAGATCGCCAACGCCTACTCCGAGCTCAACGACGCCGAGGATCAGGCCGAGCGCTTCCTCGCCCAGGTGGCCGAGAAGGACGCCGGTGACGACGAAGCCATGCACTACGACGCCGACTTCGTCCGCGCCCTGGAGTACGGCATGCCGCCCACCGCCGGTGAAGGCATCGGCATCGACCGTCTGGTGATGCTGCTGACCAACTCGCCGTCGATCCGCGACGTCATCCTGTTCCCGCATATGCGCCCGCAGGCCTGA
- the prfB gene encoding peptide chain release factor 2 (programmed frameshift): protein MEINPILNAIKDLSERTQSIRGYLDYDHKHDRLVEVNRELEDASVWNKPEYAQALGRERAMLAQIVETIDDLTGSLADSRDLLEMAAEENDEGAVNDIVAEVERLREILEKLEFRRMFSGEMDPNNCYLDIQAGSGGTEAQDWANILLRMYLRWADKRGFDATIIELSEGEVAGIKGATVHIKGEYAFGWLRTEIGVHRLVRKSPFDSGARRHTSFSAVFVSPEIDDKVEIEINPADLRIDTYRSSGAGGQHVNTTDSAVRITHVPTNTVVACQNERSQHANKDTAMKMLRAKLYELEMQKRNAASQALEDSKSDIGWGHQIRSYVLDDSRIKDLRTGVERSDCQKVLDGDLDGYLEASLKQGL, encoded by the exons ATGGAAATCAATCCGATCCTCAACGCCATCAAGGACCTGTCCGAACGTACTCAGTCAATTCGGGGGTATCTT GACTACGATCACAAGCATGATCGTCTGGTCGAAGTAAACCGCGAGCTGGAGGACGCCAGCGTCTGGAACAAGCCCGAGTACGCCCAGGCCCTGGGCCGTGAGCGCGCCATGCTGGCGCAGATCGTCGAAACCATCGATGACCTCACCGGTAGCCTGGCCGATTCCAGGGATCTGCTGGAAATGGCTGCCGAAGAGAATGACGAAGGTGCGGTGAACGATATCGTCGCCGAAGTCGAGCGCCTGCGCGAAATCCTCGAGAAGCTGGAGTTCCGCCGCATGTTCAGCGGCGAGATGGATCCGAACAACTGCTACCTGGACATCCAGGCCGGCTCCGGCGGTACCGAAGCGCAGGACTGGGCCAACATCCTGCTGCGCATGTACCTGCGCTGGGCCGACAAGCGCGGCTTCGACGCCACCATCATCGAGCTGTCCGAAGGTGAAGTCGCCGGTATCAAGGGCGCCACCGTGCACATCAAGGGCGAGTACGCCTTCGGCTGGCTGCGTACCGAGATCGGCGTGCACCGCCTGGTGCGCAAGAGCCCGTTCGACTCCGGCGCGCGTCGCCACACCTCGTTCTCGGCGGTGTTCGTGTCTCCCGAGATCGACGACAAGGTGGAGATCGAGATCAACCCGGCCGACCTGCGCATCGACACCTATCGCTCCTCCGGCGCCGGTGGTCAGCACGTCAACACCACCGATTCGGCGGTGCGTATCACCCACGTGCCGACCAACACCGTGGTCGCCTGTCAGAACGAACGCTCCCAGCACGCCAACAAGGACACCGCGATGAAGATGCTGCGGGCCAAGTTGTACGAGCTGGAAATGCAGAAGCGCAACGCCGCCTCGCAGGCGCTGGAAGACTCCAAGTCGGATATCGGCTGGGGCCATCAGATCCGCTCCTACGTGCTCGATGACTCGCGCATCAAGGACCTGCGTACCGGCGTCGAGCGCAGCGACTGCCAGAAGGTGCTCGATGGCGACCTCGACGGCTATCTCGAGGCCAGCCTCAAGCAGGGCCTGTAA
- a CDS encoding GMC family oxidoreductase: MSQAPLDAYDYLIVGAGPAGCLLANRLSADPGVSVLLIEAGGRDNYPWIHIPVGYLYCIGNPRTDWCYSTEADPGLHGRSLKYPRGRVLGGSSSINGMIYMRGQAADYDAWAAAGNPGWAWDDVLPLFKRTEDHFAGNSVLHGGDGEWRVERQRLSWEILEAFRAAAAQSGIASVDDFNGGDNEGCSYFQVNQRRGVRWNASKAFLRDIRQRPNLHVLTGAEAERLELEGGRASTLHLRWQGQVVRVRARREIALCAGAIGSPALLQRSGIGPRSLLERLGIGVKHELAGVGENLQDHLQLRLIYRVEGVKTLNRIAATPWGKLSMGLEYLLKRSGPLSMAPSQLGAFAKSDPGQARANLQYHVQPLSLERFGEPLHEFPAFTASVCNLRPHSRGRVDITSVDAAVAPMIQPNYLSDERDLQVAADAIRLTRRIVAAPALAGYRPEEYKPGPQYQSQADLQRAAGEIGTTIFHPVGTCAMGQGKGAVVDARLRVHGIAGLRVVDASIMPTIVSGNTCSPVLMIAEKAAQMIKEDAQSRVVPASQRELEPV, translated from the coding sequence ATGTCGCAAGCGCCACTGGATGCCTATGACTACCTGATCGTCGGTGCCGGCCCGGCCGGCTGCCTGCTGGCCAACCGGCTGTCTGCCGACCCTGGGGTCAGCGTGTTGCTGATCGAGGCTGGCGGGCGCGACAACTACCCCTGGATCCACATCCCGGTCGGCTACCTTTACTGCATCGGTAACCCGCGTACCGACTGGTGCTACAGCACCGAGGCCGATCCCGGCCTGCACGGTCGCAGCCTCAAGTACCCGCGTGGCCGAGTGTTGGGCGGCAGTTCCTCGATCAACGGCATGATCTACATGCGTGGCCAGGCCGCCGACTACGATGCCTGGGCTGCGGCAGGTAATCCGGGGTGGGCTTGGGACGATGTGCTGCCGCTGTTCAAACGTACCGAGGATCATTTTGCCGGCAACAGCGTGCTGCACGGCGGCGATGGCGAGTGGCGGGTCGAGCGCCAGCGCCTGTCCTGGGAGATCCTCGAGGCCTTTCGTGCGGCGGCGGCGCAGAGCGGTATCGCCAGTGTCGATGACTTCAATGGCGGCGACAACGAAGGTTGCAGCTACTTTCAGGTCAACCAGAGGCGTGGGGTGCGCTGGAATGCGTCCAAGGCGTTTCTCCGTGACATACGCCAGCGCCCCAACCTGCACGTGTTGACCGGTGCCGAAGCCGAGCGCCTGGAGCTGGAAGGCGGCCGCGCCAGCACCCTGCATCTGCGTTGGCAGGGGCAGGTCGTGCGGGTCAGGGCACGCCGCGAGATCGCGCTATGTGCAGGCGCCATCGGCTCGCCGGCCTTGCTGCAGCGTTCCGGCATCGGCCCGCGGTCACTGCTCGAACGCCTCGGTATCGGGGTGAAGCATGAGCTGGCGGGCGTTGGCGAGAACCTGCAGGATCACCTGCAACTGCGCCTGATCTACCGCGTCGAGGGCGTAAAGACGCTCAATCGTATCGCTGCCACGCCTTGGGGCAAGTTGAGTATGGGCCTGGAATACCTGCTCAAGCGCAGTGGGCCGCTGTCCATGGCCCCCAGCCAGCTGGGCGCGTTCGCCAAATCCGACCCCGGCCAGGCGCGCGCCAATCTGCAATACCACGTGCAGCCTCTGTCGCTGGAACGCTTCGGTGAGCCGCTGCACGAGTTCCCGGCGTTTACGGCCTCGGTGTGCAACCTGCGCCCGCATAGTCGTGGCCGCGTCGATATCACCTCGGTGGATGCCGCCGTCGCCCCCATGATCCAGCCGAACTACCTGAGTGACGAGCGCGATCTGCAGGTGGCGGCCGATGCCATTCGCCTGACCCGGCGCATCGTCGCCGCGCCTGCGCTGGCCGGCTACCGGCCCGAGGAGTACAAACCCGGGCCGCAGTATCAGAGTCAGGCAGACCTGCAGCGCGCGGCTGGCGAGATCGGCACCACGATCTTCCATCCGGTGGGCACCTGCGCAATGGGGCAGGGCAAGGGCGCGGTGGTCGATGCTCGCTTGCGCGTGCATGGTATCGCCGGCTTGCGAGTGGTCGATGCGTCGATCATGCCGACCATCGTCTCTGGCAATACCTGCTCGCCGGTGTTGATGATTGCGGAAAAGGCCGCGCAGATGATCAAGGAGGACGCCCAGTCTCGGGTGGTGCCTGCCTCGCAGCGCGAACTCGAACCCGTTTGA
- a CDS encoding tellurite resistance TerB family protein encodes MNTRGLLDQLLKSGQEMLQQKGGGASSGLGGALGGLLGGGSGKSGGSDLGSMLKGAGGGAALAMLLGNKRVRKVGGKVAVYGGLAALGVLAYKAYGNWQAQQAQQGGAQPVEPQTLDRLPAPQAEQHSRAILKALVAAAKADGHVDDRERQLIEEELGKLAQDAELQAWLHTELNKPLDPADVARAASTPEMAAEMYLASVLMVDEEHFMERAYLEELARQLQLPPALKGELETQVRVELQRV; translated from the coding sequence ATGAACACCCGTGGCTTGCTCGATCAACTGCTTAAATCCGGCCAGGAAATGCTGCAGCAGAAGGGTGGCGGCGCCTCTTCCGGGCTTGGTGGCGCGCTGGGCGGTCTGCTCGGCGGCGGTTCAGGCAAGAGCGGTGGCAGCGATCTCGGCTCGATGCTCAAAGGCGCCGGTGGTGGCGCAGCGCTGGCCATGCTGCTGGGCAACAAACGGGTGCGCAAGGTCGGCGGCAAGGTGGCGGTCTATGGTGGCCTGGCCGCGTTGGGCGTGTTGGCCTACAAGGCCTATGGCAACTGGCAGGCGCAGCAGGCCCAGCAGGGCGGGGCGCAGCCGGTCGAGCCGCAGACACTCGATCGCCTGCCGGCACCGCAGGCCGAGCAGCACAGCCGGGCCATTCTCAAGGCGCTGGTGGCCGCGGCGAAGGCCGATGGCCACGTCGATGATCGTGAGCGCCAACTGATCGAGGAAGAACTCGGCAAGCTGGCGCAAGACGCGGAGTTGCAAGCCTGGCTGCACACCGAGCTGAACAAGCCGCTCGATCCGGCCGATGTCGCGCGCGCCGCCAGCACACCGGAAATGGCGGCGGAAATGTACCTGGCTAGCGTGCTGATGGTGGACGAGGAGCACTTCATGGAGCGCGCCTACCTCGAAGAGCTGGCACGCCAGCTGCAGTTGCCGCCGGCACTCAAGGGGGAGCTGGAGACACAGGTGCGGGTGGAGTTGCAGCGCGTCTGA
- the dapA gene encoding 4-hydroxy-tetrahydrodipicolinate synthase yields MSAFQGIWVALVTPFYNGEIDFASLDRLTAKLLEDGVAGFVVCGTTGEAAALSQNEQLAVLDAVLQRVPAVRVIMGLAGNQLSALLDMQREIQRRPLAGLLVPAPYYIRPSQAGLEHFFTTLADAAEVPLVLYDIPYRTGVRIERETLRRIVRHPNIQAIKDCAGDAETTMALIADGQVQVLAGEDTQIFNTLCLGGAGAISASAHIRADLYVAMQQRVAQGDLQGARQLHYRLLPWMQAAFSEVNPAAIKAALALQGLIGEELRAPLMPCTTATHERLQEVLARLAP; encoded by the coding sequence ATGTCCGCTTTTCAAGGTATCTGGGTGGCGCTGGTCACCCCCTTTTATAACGGCGAGATCGATTTCGCCAGCCTCGATCGGCTGACGGCCAAGCTGCTGGAGGACGGTGTCGCGGGTTTCGTGGTCTGTGGCACCACCGGCGAAGCTGCCGCACTGAGCCAAAACGAGCAACTGGCGGTACTGGATGCCGTGCTCCAGCGCGTCCCGGCAGTGCGCGTGATCATGGGTCTGGCCGGTAACCAGTTGAGTGCGCTGCTCGACATGCAACGGGAAATCCAGCGCCGCCCGCTGGCCGGCCTGCTGGTACCGGCGCCTTACTACATCCGCCCATCGCAGGCGGGACTGGAGCACTTCTTCACCACACTGGCCGACGCCGCCGAGGTGCCGCTGGTGCTCTATGACATTCCCTACCGTACCGGCGTGCGTATCGAGCGCGAGACGTTGCGACGCATCGTCCGCCATCCCAATATCCAGGCCATCAAGGACTGCGCTGGCGATGCCGAAACCACCATGGCGTTGATCGCCGATGGCCAGGTGCAGGTACTGGCCGGCGAGGACACGCAGATCTTCAATACCCTGTGCCTGGGCGGCGCGGGCGCCATTTCGGCGTCGGCGCATATTCGCGCCGACCTCTACGTGGCGATGCAGCAGCGCGTGGCGCAAGGCGATCTACAAGGCGCTCGGCAGTTGCACTATCGCCTATTGCCCTGGATGCAGGCGGCGTTCAGCGAGGTCAATCCGGCAGCGATCAAGGCCGCGCTGGCGCTGCAGGGGTTGATCGGTGAGGAACTGAGGGCGCCGCTGATGCCGTGCACGACCGCGACACATGAACGCCTGCAGGAAGTGCTGGCGCGCCTTGCGCCTTAG